A stretch of Henckelia pumila isolate YLH828 chromosome 4, ASM3356847v2, whole genome shotgun sequence DNA encodes these proteins:
- the LOC140864491 gene encoding CDK5RAP1-like protein, with product MASSSSLTSTMSSVLNQHHRINIQKRCSIITLRFLSSSPRSCSPLVAADRFFHGRRDPCALSIRFSRSFLKSQPHSTVSEGRKNSEISSLHHFMPKATAAVVDVGASDTQLDSETVPDVLRRDRIYHETYGCQMNVNDMEIVLSIMKNAGYGEIVDVPESAEIIFINTCAIRDNAEQKVWQRLNYFWFLKRQWKSNVATGRSESVRPPKVVVLGCMAERLKDKILDADKMVDVVCGPDAYRDLPRLLEEVDSGQKGMNTLLSLEETYADINPVRISKNAISAFVSIMRGCNNMCSFCIVPFTRGRERSRPVESIVREVAELWKEGVKEVTLLGQNVNSYNYTSAVEEVESGTNWKHSDGFVSTCKVKNMGLRFADLLDRLAVEFPEMRFRFTSPHPKDFPDELLYVMRDRYNICKSIHLPAQSGSSTVLERMRRGYTREAYIDLVTKIRTIIPDMGISSDFICGFCGETEEDHQDTLSLVRTVVYDMAYMFAYSMREKTHAHRNYVDDVPDSVKQRRLTELIDAFRQSTGQHYDSKIGSIQLVLVEGTNKRAPDTELIGKSDRGHRVSFSNIPIPDRIKNDGKRNPEVGDFVKVRVLKSTRASLHGEALAITKLSSFYVSTHEESVACADC from the exons ATGGCGTCGTCTTCTTCCCTAACGTCTACTATGTCTTCGGTTTTGAATCAACACCACCGTATAAATATCCAGAAACGATGCTCAATTATCACTCTCAGGTTCCTCTCTTCCAGCCCACGAAGTTGTTCGCCGCTTGTCGCGGCGGACCGGTTCTTCCACGGCCGTCGGGACCCCTGTGCATTATCTATTAGATTCTCCAGAAGTTTCTTGAAGTCTCAGCCGCATTCTACGGTATCCGAAGGGCGCAAGAATTCTGAAATTTCAAGTCTACATCATTTTATGCCAAAAGCTACTGCAGCTGTTGTCGACGTTGGCGCTTCTGATACTCAGCTTGA CTCTGAAACCGTCCCTGATGTTCTTCGAAGAGATCGCATATACCATGAAACTTATGGATGCCAAATGAATGTTAATGATATGGAAATTGTCTTATCTATCATGAAGAATGCTGGATACGGTGAAATTGTGGATGTCCCAGAGAGTGCAGagataatatttataaatacttGTGCAATCAGGGATAATGCAGAGCAAAAAGTGTGGCAGAGACTTAATTACTTTTGGTTTCTTAAAAGACAATGGAAGAGTAATGTTGCCACTGGGAGGTCGGAGTCCGTGCGTCCTCCAAAAGTGGTTGTGTTGGGATGTATGGCTGAGAGGTTGAAGGATAAAATATTGGACGCAGATAAGATGGTTGATGTTGTCTGCGGGCCTGATGCTTATCGGGACCTGCCACGTCTGTTAGAGGAGGTTGACTCAGGCCAGAAAGGAATGAACACGCTTCTTTCCTTAGAAGAAACTTATGCTGATATCAATCCAGTGCGTATATCAAAGAACGCAATAAGCGCATTTGTCTCTATAATGAGGGGTTGCAATAATATGTGCTCATTTTGTATTGTTCCTTTCACCAGAGGCAGAGAGCGATCACGCCCCGTAGAGTCCATTGTTAGAGAGGTGGCTGAGCTTTGGAAGGAAGGTGTGAAAGAAGTAACACTTCTTGGGCAAAATGTGAATAGTTATAATTACACATCTGCTGTTGAAGAGGTTGAATCTGGGACCAACTGGAAGCATAGCGATGGATTTGTCAGCACATGCAAAGTCAAGAATATGGGTTTGCGCTTTGCTGATCTGCTGGATAGACTTGCAGTAGAATTTCCAGAAATGCGATTCAGATTCACTTCCCCCCACCCCAAAGATTTCCCTGATGAGCTGTTGTATGTTATGCGGGACAGATATAACATCTGCAAAAGCATCCATTTACCTGCACAATCTGGGAGCAGTACTGTACTAGAGAGGATGCGGAGAGGATATACCCGGGAAGCATACATTGATCTGGTAACAAAGATAAGAACCATAATTCCTGATATGGGGATAAGCAGTGATTTCATATGTG GTTTCTGTGGTGAAACTGAGGAGGATCACCAAGATACTCTAAGCCTAGTTCGAACTGTTGTCTATGACATGGCATACATGTTTGCTTACAGCATGAGGGAAAAGACTCATGCCCACAGGAACTATGTTGACGATGTTCCTGATTCTGTTAAGCAGAGGAGGCTAACCGAACTTATTGATGCTTTCAGACAGAGCACAGGTCAACACTACGACTCGAAGATAGGATCCATCCAACTTGTATTAGTTGAAGGGACCAACAAGAGAGCGCCTGATACGGAGCTCATCGGCAAAAGCGACCGAGGCCACAGAGTATCATTTTCTAATATCCCTATTCCGGATAGGATCAAGAATGATGGGAAGCGAAATCCTGAAGTTGGTGACTTCGTGAAAGTTCGCGTACTGAAATCTACAAGAGCATCTCTTCACGGAGAGGCACTTGCGATCACTAAATTAAGCTCGTTTTATGTCAGCACACATGAAGAATCTGTTGCCTGTGCTGACTGCTGA